A single window of Desulfonatronum thioautotrophicum DNA harbors:
- a CDS encoding type II toxin-antitoxin system RelE/ParE family toxin, with the protein MEYVDEAGRNHFRQWFEDLSVEYAAKVAAARSRMMAGNLGNLKTVDGALKEYRIDWGPGIRIYLVLEKKALVILFCGGVKSGQSADITKAKRLRDEYEKRKAEMKKKGKGKP; encoded by the coding sequence ATGGAATATGTTGATGAAGCAGGTCGGAATCACTTCAGGCAGTGGTTCGAGGACTTGTCCGTTGAGTACGCGGCGAAAGTGGCAGCTGCACGTTCTCGGATGATGGCTGGAAATCTTGGAAACCTGAAGACGGTTGACGGGGCTCTCAAAGAGTACAGAATAGACTGGGGGCCGGGTATTCGCATTTATCTTGTCTTGGAGAAGAAGGCTCTGGTGATCCTGTTTTGCGGCGGAGTGAAGTCCGGACAGAGCGCGGATATCACGAAAGCCAAAAGGCTGCGGGATGAATACGAGAAACGTAAAGCCGAAATGAAAAAGAAGGGAAAGGGGAAGCCATGA
- a CDS encoding type II toxin-antitoxin system CcdA family antitoxin has translation MDNSVHTTTTSICISSDLHQQALKYNIDLSVLLEERLRKTFTRNKRDLWLHQNMSAMQEANEFVSENGLWSDGLRHF, from the coding sequence ATGGATAATTCAGTACATACTACAACAACAAGCATATGTATATCCAGTGATCTTCATCAACAAGCGTTAAAATATAATATTGATCTATCTGTTTTGTTAGAGGAAAGATTAAGAAAAACATTTACACGGAATAAACGTGATTTATGGCTTCATCAAAATATGTCGGCTATGCAGGAAGCGAACGAGTTTGTCTCTGAAAATGGCCTATGGAGTGATGGTCTGAGGCATTTTTGA
- a CDS encoding CcdB family protein: MAQFDVYIGRSKNAKYFIDLQDNILDTLTTRVVAPLVPLELINLPIKNVNPIIYVNDEKLLLFTHLLAAIPCKQLGKCIGNIRTQRNEIVAALDMLFTGV; this comes from the coding sequence ATGGCACAGTTCGATGTTTATATAGGTCGCAGCAAGAATGCTAAATATTTTATAGACCTTCAAGATAATATTCTAGACACATTGACAACACGTGTTGTTGCACCGTTAGTACCACTGGAACTTATCAATTTGCCAATCAAAAATGTCAATCCTATCATTTATGTGAATGACGAAAAATTATTGCTATTCACGCACTTATTAGCAGCAATTCCATGTAAGCAATTGGGGAAATGTATCGGCAATATTAGAACACAGCGTAATGAAATTGTCGCTGCCTTGGATATGTTGTTTACTGGTGTTTAA